A stretch of Chryseobacterium viscerum DNA encodes these proteins:
- a CDS encoding DUF3078 domain-containing protein has product MKKFLLILSFFIGIYASAQEELKKDSVVVDTVKYWSVIGKNTLMINQSAFSNWVQGGANNVGWLAGVNYNLTYEKNNDLWENIIILGYGQNDTKGIGIRKTQDVINVSTNYGRKFSKSWYFSLGTGLQSQFAAGYEDGNNPEAKKISNFMAPGYLNVGMGITYRPNEDLTVTLRPTNARWTFVLDKDLQTAGSYGLKSDGDSSLLQFGFLGTAIYKLKIMEDIYLTNTASVFSNYLDHPDRLVLAYGALLNLKVNKYISSNVTVDLLYDHSQIEKTQLKQTLGIGFAYTIDNGVKRSDRKDSQWWIKK; this is encoded by the coding sequence ATGAAGAAGTTTTTATTGATTCTTTCCTTTTTTATTGGGATTTATGCAAGTGCACAAGAAGAATTGAAGAAAGATTCTGTTGTGGTAGACACAGTAAAATACTGGTCTGTGATAGGGAAAAATACATTAATGATCAATCAGTCTGCCTTTTCAAACTGGGTACAAGGTGGGGCTAATAACGTGGGGTGGCTTGCCGGTGTCAATTACAACCTGACGTACGAGAAAAATAATGATCTCTGGGAAAATATCATTATTTTAGGTTATGGACAAAATGATACCAAAGGAATAGGAATAAGGAAAACTCAGGATGTTATCAATGTTTCTACCAACTATGGGCGAAAATTTTCAAAAAGCTGGTATTTCTCTTTAGGAACGGGATTACAATCTCAGTTTGCTGCAGGATATGAAGACGGAAACAACCCTGAAGCCAAAAAAATCTCAAATTTTATGGCTCCAGGTTACCTGAACGTCGGGATGGGTATCACGTACAGACCTAATGAAGATCTGACGGTAACTTTACGTCCTACCAACGCCAGATGGACATTTGTACTGGATAAAGACCTTCAGACAGCGGGAAGCTACGGTTTGAAAAGCGATGGTGATTCTTCTTTATTGCAGTTCGGTTTCTTGGGAACGGCAATTTATAAGCTGAAAATAATGGAAGATATCTACTTGACCAATACCGCATCGGTCTTTTCAAATTATCTGGATCATCCGGATAGATTGGTATTGGCTTATGGAGCCCTATTGAACCTGAAAGTAAACAAATATATTTCATCCAATGTAACGGTTGATTTGTTGTATGATCACAGTCAAATCGAAAAAACGCAGCTGAAACAAACCCTTGGAATCGGATTCGCTTATACCATTGATAATGGGGTAAAACGCTCTGATCGTAAAGACAGCCAATGGTGGATAAAAAAATAA
- a CDS encoding rhomboid family intramembrane serine protease has translation MFKNAISKRAIIYPLLMLSAMWFGYFLQMQGFFQSCFGAIIPLLPEGLLGIVTSPLLHGNIDHIIGNSIPIAALMFLLYQFYPLVANKVFIIGWLATGLLVWLLPPIDIFSGEYMYTCTIGASGVVYVLAFFLFFSGVFKWNTKLLTISMLVVLYYGSLVWGMLPEELFYNMQEPSKISWQAHLSGAVVGSVIAFAFKNVGEKKKKFIWEFPNYYSEKDDKLWQEYKENHPEDFMELPYKKRDDIWDHLDELRKR, from the coding sequence ATGTTTAAAAATGCAATTTCAAAAAGAGCGATTATATACCCTTTGCTGATGCTTTCTGCAATGTGGTTCGGGTATTTTTTACAAATGCAGGGATTTTTTCAAAGCTGTTTTGGAGCGATTATACCGCTTTTACCTGAAGGACTGCTGGGTATAGTTACCTCCCCTCTTTTGCATGGAAATATCGATCATATTATAGGAAACTCTATTCCCATAGCGGCACTTATGTTTTTGCTCTATCAGTTTTACCCTTTAGTTGCAAACAAGGTTTTTATTATCGGCTGGCTGGCAACAGGGCTTTTGGTATGGCTTCTTCCTCCCATCGACATTTTTTCCGGCGAATATATGTACACCTGTACAATCGGAGCCAGTGGCGTGGTCTATGTTCTTGCCTTCTTCCTTTTCTTCAGTGGAGTATTCAAATGGAATACAAAGCTTCTTACCATTTCAATGCTAGTGGTACTGTATTATGGAAGTTTAGTCTGGGGAATGCTTCCGGAAGAACTGTTCTACAATATGCAGGAACCCAGTAAAATTTCATGGCAGGCCCATCTTTCCGGTGCTGTAGTAGGTAGTGTCATTGCATTTGCTTTTAAAAATGTTGGAGAAAAAAAGAAAAAATTTATCTGGGAATTCCCTAATTATTATAGTGAAAAGGATGATAAGCTGTGGCAGGAATACAAGGAAAATCATCCGGAAGATTTTATGGAGCTTCCCTATAAAAAAAGAGATGATATTTGGGATCATTTGGATGAATTAAGGAAAAGATAA
- the dprA gene encoding DNA-processing protein DprA: MISEEYFYAIALRECSQIGDIHFHKLVHTFGSAQEAWKRAKKEYKKLEGIGQKTVSDIGNKSHLEFAEEELNFCEKNNIRIRLKHLSETPLLLNECNDAPAILYQKGKIDDTQSKVSIVGTRNMTGYGQKFIEDFFETTQSSRYTSVSGLALGVDKEVHEQSILHRKSTVAVLAHGFQYLYPSKNRKLSEKILEEGGALITEFSSSRKPDRENFIQRNRIVAGMSPATIVVETGFGGGSVSTAAFANDYNRDVFALPGKITDICSQGCNQLIFHNKATAISTIKDLVNMLGFNDPKEKIEELFPYSETLMQLSDNQYLIYQSIKDQPQISLDDLAQKINIPTHKILPIILELELLGKVKSFSGRQFIAI, encoded by the coding sequence ATGATTTCCGAAGAATACTTTTACGCAATCGCCCTCCGCGAATGCAGCCAGATAGGTGATATTCATTTTCATAAACTTGTCCATACTTTTGGGAGTGCACAGGAAGCATGGAAAAGAGCAAAGAAAGAGTACAAAAAACTGGAAGGAATAGGACAAAAAACAGTTTCAGATATTGGAAATAAGTCTCATTTGGAATTCGCAGAAGAAGAATTAAATTTTTGCGAAAAAAATAATATCCGGATCAGGCTGAAGCATCTTAGTGAAACTCCTTTACTGCTTAATGAATGTAATGATGCCCCTGCTATTCTTTATCAGAAAGGAAAGATTGATGATACACAATCAAAAGTAAGTATTGTAGGAACCCGAAATATGACGGGCTATGGCCAAAAATTTATTGAAGACTTCTTTGAAACAACTCAATCTTCAAGATATACATCAGTAAGCGGACTTGCTTTGGGTGTTGACAAAGAGGTTCATGAGCAGTCTATTCTTCACCGAAAATCTACTGTAGCGGTTCTTGCACATGGTTTCCAATATTTATATCCATCAAAGAACAGAAAACTTTCAGAGAAAATTTTGGAGGAAGGAGGCGCATTAATCACAGAGTTTAGTTCTTCCCGGAAACCAGACCGTGAAAACTTTATCCAGAGAAATAGAATTGTAGCAGGAATGTCTCCCGCAACCATTGTGGTGGAAACCGGTTTTGGAGGAGGGTCTGTAAGTACTGCTGCTTTTGCCAATGATTATAACCGTGACGTCTTTGCCCTCCCGGGAAAAATTACAGACATCTGCAGCCAGGGATGTAATCAGCTGATTTTCCATAATAAAGCGACAGCCATTTCTACCATAAAAGATCTTGTAAACATGCTAGGGTTTAATGATCCTAAAGAAAAAATAGAAGAGTTATTTCCTTACAGCGAGACATTGATGCAATTATCTGATAATCAATATTTAATATATCAATCTATTAAAGATCAACCTCAGATTTCTCTGGATGATCTGGCGCAGAAAATTAATATTCCCACCCACAAAATCTTACCAATAATTTTGGAATTGGAACTTTTAGGGAAAGTAAAATCATTTTCCGGGAGGCAATTCATCGCAATTTAA
- the gdhA gene encoding NADP-specific glutamate dehydrogenase: protein MEQYNIDQKIQEFIAKIEAKNPNEPEFLQAVKEVAVTVIPFIATKKEYTGMKLLERMAEAERIIIFRVPWVDDKGEIQVNRGFRIQMNSAIGPYKGGIRFHPTVNLSVLKFLAFEQVFKNSLTTLPMGGGKGGSDFDPQGKSDMEVMRFCQAFMTELCKHIGPETDVPAGDIGVGAREIGYLFGQYKKIRNEFTGVLTGKGLAYGGSLIRPEATGYGVVYFAEQMLKTIGQDFQGKTVTVSGFGNVAWGVIKKATELGAKVVTISGPDGYIYDKDGISGEKIDYLLELRSSGNNRAEDYAKKYPSAEFHAGKRPWDVKCDVAFPSATQNELDLDDARKLVENGCVCVTEAANMPSTLDAINYFLDNKVLFSPGKASNAGGVATSGLEMTQNSIRLNWTSEEVDARLKEIMIGIHKACRDYGKDEDGYVNYVKGANIAGFVKVAEAMLAQGVV from the coding sequence ATGGAACAATATAATATTGACCAGAAAATCCAAGAGTTTATTGCAAAAATTGAAGCAAAAAATCCTAACGAACCGGAATTCTTACAGGCTGTAAAAGAAGTTGCCGTAACAGTAATTCCATTCATTGCTACTAAAAAAGAATATACCGGAATGAAGCTGCTTGAAAGAATGGCTGAAGCTGAAAGAATTATTATTTTCAGAGTTCCATGGGTTGATGACAAAGGAGAGATTCAGGTTAACAGAGGTTTCAGAATTCAAATGAACTCTGCTATTGGACCATACAAAGGAGGGATTCGTTTCCATCCTACTGTAAACTTATCAGTTCTTAAGTTCTTAGCTTTCGAACAAGTATTCAAAAACTCTTTAACAACTCTTCCAATGGGAGGTGGTAAAGGAGGTTCAGATTTCGATCCACAAGGAAAATCTGATATGGAAGTAATGCGTTTCTGCCAGGCTTTCATGACAGAACTGTGCAAGCACATTGGTCCTGAAACAGACGTACCTGCGGGAGATATCGGTGTAGGAGCAAGAGAAATCGGATATTTATTCGGACAGTACAAGAAAATCAGAAACGAATTTACCGGAGTTCTTACAGGAAAAGGTCTTGCCTATGGAGGTTCATTAATCCGTCCTGAAGCTACAGGATACGGCGTAGTATACTTCGCTGAGCAAATGCTTAAGACTATCGGACAGGATTTCCAAGGGAAAACAGTAACGGTATCAGGTTTCGGAAACGTAGCTTGGGGAGTTATCAAAAAAGCAACTGAACTTGGCGCTAAAGTAGTAACAATCTCTGGACCAGATGGATACATTTATGACAAAGATGGTATCAGCGGAGAAAAGATCGATTATTTATTAGAGCTTAGATCTTCAGGAAACAACAGAGCTGAAGATTATGCTAAAAAATATCCTTCTGCTGAATTCCATGCTGGAAAACGTCCTTGGGATGTGAAATGTGATGTAGCGTTCCCTTCTGCAACTCAAAACGAATTAGATTTAGATGATGCAAGAAAACTAGTTGAAAACGGATGTGTTTGTGTAACGGAAGCGGCTAACATGCCTTCTACACTAGACGCCATCAACTATTTCTTAGATAATAAAGTATTATTCTCTCCTGGTAAAGCTTCCAACGCTGGAGGTGTTGCTACATCAGGATTAGAAATGACTCAGAACTCTATCCGTCTTAACTGGACTTCTGAAGAGGTTGATGCAAGATTAAAGGAAATCATGATTGGTATCCACAAAGCTTGTAGAGACTACGGAAAAGACGAAGACGGTTATGTAAACTACGTAAAAGGTGCAAATATTGCCGGCTTCGTAAAGGTAGCAGAAGCAATGTTGGCTCAAGGAGTTGTGTAA
- a CDS encoding iron chaperone — MKNTFKNIDEYILLFPMEVQEKLLELRQAIHSQIPDLEEYIGYQMPAFRYKGKPLVYFAGYKKHIGFYPGAEGISNFETDFEQRKYTFSKGAVQFPISGDLPLDLVNKILRFKVGKIDQKKS; from the coding sequence ATGAAAAACACTTTTAAAAATATTGATGAATATATCCTTCTATTCCCGATGGAAGTGCAGGAAAAACTGCTTGAACTTAGACAAGCCATCCATTCACAGATTCCGGATCTGGAAGAATATATTGGATATCAGATGCCTGCTTTCAGGTATAAAGGAAAACCTTTGGTATATTTTGCCGGATATAAAAAACACATTGGTTTTTATCCCGGAGCTGAAGGGATCAGTAATTTTGAAACAGATTTTGAGCAAAGAAAATATACATTTTCCAAGGGAGCTGTACAGTTTCCGATTTCCGGTGATCTCCCGCTGGATTTAGTCAATAAGATTCTCCGGTTTAAAGTAGGAAAAATTGACCAAAAAAAATCCTGA
- a CDS encoding YkgJ family cysteine cluster protein — protein MNLDFYKKQAIQKQKEHKKFLDGLKKKPPKNLDYIVQETHDEVFSEIDCLQCANCCKTTGPLYTEKDIERIAKHLRMKPADFEAKFLRIDEDNDKVLQHLPCFFLNSDNTCSIYEVRPKACREYPHTDRKKIYQINNLMLKNTVICPAAFEFVEKMMKNVAK, from the coding sequence ATGAATTTAGATTTTTATAAAAAACAAGCAATACAAAAGCAGAAAGAGCATAAGAAATTTCTGGACGGATTAAAGAAAAAACCGCCCAAAAACCTTGATTATATTGTGCAGGAAACCCATGATGAAGTTTTCTCTGAAATAGACTGCTTGCAATGTGCCAATTGCTGTAAAACAACCGGCCCTTTGTACACGGAAAAGGATATTGAGCGTATTGCCAAGCATCTTCGTATGAAGCCTGCAGACTTTGAGGCCAAATTTTTAAGGATAGATGAAGATAATGATAAGGTACTGCAGCATCTTCCATGCTTTTTCCTGAACAGTGATAATACCTGTTCTATCTATGAAGTAAGACCTAAGGCCTGCCGTGAATACCCTCACACAGACCGGAAGAAGATTTATCAGATTAATAACCTGATGCTGAAAAATACAGTGATCTGTCCGGCCGCTTTTGAATTCGTGGAAAAAATGATGAAGAATGTAGCAAAGTAG
- a CDS encoding ion channel: protein MTRGFRKKIRQKNAENSGFGTNASGRFINKDGLPNVQRRGVNVFNRLSWYHTMLNLSSFRFISYLVIAYILINLLFAMIYYLIGVEHLTGIDKSDPLNEFIDVFFFSSQTFTTVGYGRIAPVGFLASLVATFEAFLGLLTFAIATGLFYGRFSRPRAYLRFSDIAVIAPFQDSPALMFRLAPYKNNALTDADVILSAAIEVIENGIAKSNFYRLDTQMSKINTLALNWTVVHKIDENSPFYGFSEDDFKNTDIELIVQVRAFDEVFSNTVVQRSSYTTREIVYGAKFVPMYYPSKENLTTVLDLDKINEYKKEEIPDFVRNNE from the coding sequence ATGACAAGAGGATTCAGAAAAAAGATCCGTCAGAAAAATGCGGAGAACAGTGGCTTCGGGACTAATGCATCCGGAAGATTTATCAATAAAGACGGTCTTCCGAATGTTCAGAGAAGAGGAGTGAATGTCTTCAACAGGCTAAGCTGGTATCATACCATGCTGAATCTTTCTTCATTTCGCTTTATTTCTTACTTAGTCATAGCTTATATTCTCATCAATCTTCTTTTTGCAATGATCTATTACCTGATAGGTGTTGAGCACCTGACCGGAATTGATAAAAGTGATCCGTTGAACGAATTTATCGACGTCTTTTTCTTCAGTTCCCAGACCTTCACAACAGTTGGATATGGAAGAATTGCTCCGGTGGGATTTTTGGCCAGCCTTGTGGCTACTTTTGAAGCTTTTTTGGGATTGCTTACCTTTGCCATAGCAACAGGACTTTTTTACGGAAGATTTTCAAGACCGAGAGCATACCTCAGATTTTCTGATATAGCAGTTATTGCTCCTTTTCAGGACTCTCCAGCATTGATGTTCAGGCTTGCCCCTTATAAAAATAATGCACTGACAGATGCTGACGTGATTCTTTCGGCGGCTATTGAAGTCATAGAAAATGGAATTGCCAAAAGTAATTTTTACAGACTGGACACCCAAATGAGCAAAATTAATACGTTGGCACTCAACTGGACCGTGGTGCATAAAATTGATGAAAACTCTCCATTTTATGGCTTTTCCGAAGATGATTTTAAAAATACGGATATCGAGCTTATTGTACAGGTACGGGCATTTGATGAAGTATTTTCAAACACTGTAGTTCAGCGGTCCTCCTATACTACCAGAGAAATTGTATACGGAGCTAAATTTGTTCCGATGTATTATCCAAGCAAAGAAAACCTTACGACAGTCCTGGATCTCGATAAAATCAATGAGTATAAGAAAGAAGAGATTCCAGATTTTGTAAGAAATAATGAATAA
- a CDS encoding group III truncated hemoglobin has translation MKKLESREDIEHLVNSFYTKVIKDETIGFFFNDVAKVDWDKHLPKMYSFWESILFGQMSYKGNPMGVHFPINEIQAMEQKHFDRWLLLWRTTIEENFVGENADMAVYKSENIAKLMAFKMDLARRL, from the coding sequence ATGAAAAAACTGGAGTCAAGAGAGGACATTGAGCACCTTGTCAACTCATTTTATACAAAGGTCATTAAAGATGAAACCATAGGATTTTTCTTTAATGATGTTGCTAAAGTAGATTGGGATAAACATCTTCCTAAAATGTATTCTTTCTGGGAATCTATTCTTTTCGGGCAGATGTCTTATAAAGGAAATCCAATGGGCGTTCATTTCCCGATTAATGAGATACAGGCAATGGAACAGAAGCATTTTGACAGATGGCTGCTTCTTTGGCGTACTACTATTGAAGAAAATTTCGTAGGAGAAAATGCAGATATGGCAGTCTACAAGTCTGAAAACATAGCAAAGCTTATGGCTTTCAAGATGGATTTGGCGAGGAGATTGTAA
- a CDS encoding calcium:proton antiporter produces MRPKEFLHYTYVFPLLAVGYYFSGLMGSGVLYDIFAGVLLIGSVLSAVHHAEVVAHKVGEPFGTIILALCITIIEVALIISLMVAGGDQAITLARDTVFAAVMLILNGILGICILVGGVKYHEQFFARTSATTYLVSIVSILVLTLVLPNFTSSVNGPFYNEAQLIFISIACLVIYGVFLMVQTVRHRSYFIVPDEHPEEHYIPSLTKTLISFAFLVVCLVIVVLMAKGLSDTIEGMVQSLGAPKSLVGVIIAAVVLLPEGVAAIRAARANQIQSSLNLALGSALASIGLTIPAVSVVCIMYDIPLVLGLDKKDIILLSLSVFIVMLSLSRGKTNVLYGTVLLVNLAAYIFTVIVP; encoded by the coding sequence ATGAGACCTAAAGAATTCTTACATTATACTTATGTTTTTCCTCTCCTTGCGGTAGGGTACTACTTTTCCGGACTGATGGGATCTGGGGTTCTTTATGATATTTTTGCAGGTGTTTTACTGATCGGAAGTGTATTATCAGCAGTACACCATGCCGAAGTAGTGGCTCATAAAGTAGGGGAGCCTTTCGGAACCATTATTCTGGCTCTTTGTATCACCATTATTGAAGTTGCGCTCATCATCTCGCTGATGGTGGCCGGCGGAGATCAGGCGATCACGCTGGCCAGGGATACGGTTTTTGCCGCTGTAATGCTTATTCTTAACGGAATTCTGGGAATATGTATTCTTGTAGGCGGTGTTAAATATCATGAGCAATTCTTCGCAAGAACCTCAGCAACTACTTATCTGGTAAGTATTGTTTCTATTCTTGTACTTACCCTTGTTCTTCCTAATTTTACTTCAAGTGTCAACGGACCTTTCTATAACGAAGCTCAGCTTATTTTTATATCCATCGCATGTCTTGTTATTTACGGAGTTTTCCTGATGGTACAGACTGTGCGCCACAGAAGCTATTTTATTGTTCCTGATGAACATCCGGAAGAACATTATATTCCTTCACTCACAAAAACGCTTATCAGCTTTGCTTTTCTTGTGGTTTGCCTTGTTATTGTTGTATTGATGGCAAAAGGATTATCAGACACGATAGAAGGGATGGTACAAAGCCTTGGTGCTCCAAAATCCCTTGTTGGGGTCATCATTGCAGCCGTAGTATTACTTCCGGAAGGGGTTGCGGCAATCAGAGCGGCAAGAGCCAATCAAATCCAATCCAGTTTGAATCTTGCATTGGGTTCTGCACTGGCTAGTATTGGATTGACTATTCCAGCGGTTTCCGTGGTATGCATCATGTACGATATTCCATTGGTTCTGGGCTTGGACAAAAAGGATATTATTTTGCTTTCTTTATCCGTATTTATCGTAATGCTTTCATTAAGCCGCGGAAAAACAAATGTCCTCTACGGAACTGTTCTATTGGTGAATCTGGCAGCTTATATCTTTACGGTAATTGTGCCTTAA
- a CDS encoding DUF6122 family protein has product MAPSDIALLKTFTHYFLHLVFPVFIALIFYRKNWKKAYFILLATMLVDLDHLFANPIFDPSRGSIGFHFLHSYYAIAVYFLLLFFKGDIRIIGIGLLFHMFTDYQDFNFWPH; this is encoded by the coding sequence ATGGCTCCATCAGACATCGCATTGCTAAAAACCTTTACCCATTATTTTTTGCATCTCGTTTTTCCGGTCTTTATTGCATTGATTTTTTACCGTAAAAACTGGAAGAAAGCTTATTTTATTCTCCTGGCTACCATGCTGGTAGATCTGGACCATCTTTTTGCCAATCCTATTTTTGATCCGTCGCGGGGAAGTATAGGTTTTCATTTTTTACATTCATATTATGCCATTGCGGTGTATTTTTTGCTGCTGTTTTTTAAAGGAGATATCAGAATTATAGGAATTGGACTTCTGTTTCATATGTTTACAGATTATCAGGACTTTAACTTCTGGCCGCATTAA